The following are from one region of the Rissa tridactyla isolate bRisTri1 chromosome 10, bRisTri1.patW.cur.20221130, whole genome shotgun sequence genome:
- the GLT8D1 gene encoding glycosyltransferase 8 domain-containing protein 1: protein MTLRKVNISILIVAVVIFLVVLHHNFLGLSDFLKRELSDSNPLGLQPVDFIPAVPQRLADERNDKEISVVIAASDERLGGAIAAMNSIYRNTKSNVVFHIVTLNDTVDHLRLWLSNTALKNLRYRILDFDPRVLEGKVQVDPQKADTLKPLTFARFYLPSLVPHAEKAIYVDDDIIVQDDILELYNTPLKPGHAAAFSDDCDSTTNKVAVRGAGNQYNYIGFLDYKKETIRKLAMKANTCSFNPGVFVANLTEWKLQNITKQLEKWMALNVEEELYSRSLAGSITTPPLLIVFYKQHSSIDPMWNVRHLGSSAGKRYSPQFVKAAKLLHWNGHFKPWGRTASYAEVWEKWYVPDPTGKFSLIRRHSEAYEAK, encoded by the exons atgacattaaggaaag TGAACATTTCCATCCTTATAGTGGCTGTTGTCATATTTTTGGTAGTTCTTCATCATAACTTCCTAGGCCTCAGCGACTTCTTGAAACGGGAATTGTCAG ATTCAAATCCATTAGGACTTCAGCCTGTTGATTTCATACCTGCAGTTCCCCAGAGGCTGGCAGATGAAAGGAATGATAAGGAGATTTCTGTGGTCATTGCAGCATCAGATGAGAGGCTTGGAGGTGCAATTGCAGCAATGAACAGTATTTATCGTAACACCAAATCCAACGTGGTTTTCCATATTGTTACTTTGAATGATACTGTGGATCACTTGAG GCTGTGGCTCAGTAACACTGCTCTGAAAAATTTGAGATACCGAATTTTGGATTTTGACCCTCGTGTCTTAGAAGGGAAAGTACAAGTGGATCCTCAAAAGGCAGACACCTTAAAACCA TTAACCTTTGCAAGATTCTACTTGCCCAGTTTGGTACCTCATGCGGAGAAGGCCATCTACGTGGATGATGATATAATAGTGCAAG ATGATATTCTTGAACTTTACAACACTCCATTGAAACCTGGACATGCAGCTGCATTTTCAGATGATTGTGACTCAACCACTAATAAAGTTGCTGTCCGTGGAGCCGGCAATCAG TATAATTACATTGGGTTTCTAGATTATAAAAAAGAAACTATCCGAAAGCTTGCCATGAAAGCCAACACCTGCTCTTTCAATCCAGGAGTTTTTGTTGCCAATTTGACAGAATGGAAATTACAGAACATCACTAAGCAACTGGAGAAGTGGATGGCACTTAATGTAGA AGAGGAACTTTACAGTAGGAGTCTGGCTGGCAGCATCACAACACCTCCACTTCTAATTGTATTTTACAAGCAACATTCCAGTATTGATCCCATGTGGAACGTCCGGCATCTCG GGTCTAGTGCTGGAAAAAGGTACTCTCCTCAGTTTGTGAAAGCTGCCAAGTTGCTTCATTGGAATGGACATTTCAAACCATGGGGAAGAACAGCTTCATACGCTGAAGTCTGGGAGAAGTGGTATGTCCCTGACCCTACAGGCAAGTTCAGCCTGATCCGCAGACATTCAGAAGCCTATGAAGCAAAGTAG
- the SPCS1 gene encoding signal peptidase complex subunit 1, whose protein sequence is MAEPGSCHLRITEDRAERKGSASGHLSRRFPVPLHRRGRRAQQPYAPEAAQGEGDNRQQPQGSNLEEKQQQNGECEAPLSAAAAMLNIFRSIPTQMDYKGQKLAEQIFQGIILVSAVIGFIYGYITEQFGWTVYIVMAGFALSCLLTLPPWPMYRRNPLKWLPVQESGTEEKKQADRKPKRHAKS, encoded by the exons ATGGCGGAGCCGGGCAGCTGCCACCTCAGGATAACGGAGGACAGGGCGGAGCGAAAGGGGAGTGCTTCCGGCCACCTCAGCAGGCGCTTTCCGGTGCCGCTTCACCGCCGTGGGCGTCGCGCTCAGCAGCCGTACGCACCGGAGGCCGCGCAGGGCGAGGGAGACAACCGGCAGCAGCCACAGGGCTCTAACCtcgaggagaagcagcagcagaacggGGAGTGTGAGGCGCCGCtctccgccgctgccgccatgCTGAACATCTTCCGCTCCATCCCCACGCAGATG GACTACAAGGGCCAAAAATTAGCAGAACAGATTTTTCAAGGAATCATTCTTGTCTCTGCA GTAATTGGTTTCATCTATGGATACATCACTGAACAGTTTGGATGGACTGTCTACATAGTTATGGCTGGATTTGCTTTATCATGTttg CTAACGCTGCCTCCGTGGCCTATGTATCGCCGCAATCCTCTGAAGTGGCTACCTGTCCAGGAGTcgggaacagaagaaaagaagcaagcagACAGAAAGCCAAAGAGACATGCTAAAAGCTAA